Proteins found in one Salvia splendens isolate huo1 chromosome 10, SspV2, whole genome shotgun sequence genomic segment:
- the LOC121752898 gene encoding uncharacterized protein LOC121752898, with the protein MARPKFKIYSHPPTVSLSSLLFSSLLLSTIQFLPQINSKSLTSPSLSLLSLTLQAAAPAAPHGGALPPTVVSFSRGTASISTIPRFLAPLSSSRFREGNPSSRRTQRRLARRPPPSPPCCIVVGPAVVSEREGASPPLFSFRHLRISRNTAEYAGFFLPFSAVSAVVILTSGVRLPASWLLAAALGPPLHQELLRRPSRLYRLRFDLGSTPFLSFGSSRLVGEGWRRRCHFRRVLSSL; encoded by the exons ATGGCAAGGcccaaatttaaaatatattcccatCCGCCGActgtctctctctcttctcttctcttctcttctcttctcctctCCACAATCCAATTCCTCCCCCAAATTAATTCCAAATCCCTAACTTCTCCATCTCTCTCCCTCCTCTCGTTGACATTGCAGGCAGCCGCCCCTGCCGCGCCTCACGGAGGCGCCCTCCCTCCTACCGTCGTCTCCTTCTCTCGCGGCACCGCCTCCATCTCTACCATTCCCCGTTTTCTCGCCCCACTTTCGAGTTCCCGATTTAGGGAAGGAAACCCTAGCTCGAGACGGACACAGCGGCGCCTCGCCCGTCGGCCACCACCGTCGCCTCCGTGTTGCATCGTGGTCGGCCCCGCCGTCGTCTCGGAAAGGGAGGGAGCATCGCCTCCTTTATTCTCCTTCCGGCATCTCCGGATTAGCCGTAACACAGCGGAGTACGCGGGTTTTTTTCTTCCGTTCAGCGCCGTCTCTGCCGTTGTCATCCTCACCTCCGGCGTGAGGCTACCGGCCTCTTGGTTGCTCGCAGCTGCCCTTGGGCCGCCGCTGCACCAGGAGCTTCTGCGGCGGCCCTCGCGGCTTTATCGTCTCAG GTTTGACTTGGGTTCTACCCCCTTTCTTTCGTTTGGCAGCTCTCGGCTGGTGGGGGAAGGCTGGAGGAGACGCTGCCATTTCAGGCGAGTCTTGAGTTCTCTTTAG